Proteins co-encoded in one Haloarcula pelagica genomic window:
- a CDS encoding ABC transporter ATP-binding protein: MPEPIRFEAVSKRYGAVTALESVDLTIRPGQCHCLVGPNGSGKTTLLDLLLGLTRPTSGTVDVPAVSLGCSFQSPTFYPGLTVAENLDVFGRLSGCPGPEWRERLVDVLGLDRVAHRPAGTLSGGWQQKLDLALGFLKRPTYAVLDEPFNDLDDVSQRRLRAFLAEYCTDDRTVLAVTHHVAAFDGLLDRLTVFDHGEVRYDGSVDADVGAHEQYRSVLDQGRNSS; encoded by the coding sequence GTGCCTGAGCCGATCCGTTTCGAGGCGGTCAGCAAGCGCTACGGCGCAGTCACCGCCCTGGAATCGGTCGACCTGACGATCCGGCCCGGGCAGTGTCACTGTCTCGTCGGCCCCAACGGCAGCGGGAAGACGACGCTGCTTGACCTCCTGCTGGGGTTGACCCGGCCGACGAGCGGCACCGTCGACGTGCCCGCCGTCTCCCTTGGCTGTAGCTTCCAGTCGCCGACGTTCTATCCGGGGTTGACCGTCGCGGAGAACCTCGACGTGTTCGGCCGCCTCTCGGGCTGTCCGGGACCGGAGTGGCGCGAACGGTTGGTCGACGTGCTGGGACTCGACCGGGTCGCCCACCGACCGGCCGGCACGCTCTCGGGCGGCTGGCAGCAGAAACTCGACCTGGCGCTTGGCTTCCTCAAACGGCCGACCTACGCTGTCCTCGACGAGCCGTTCAACGATCTGGACGACGTGTCACAGCGTCGCCTCCGGGCGTTCCTGGCGGAGTACTGTACCGACGACCGGACCGTGCTGGCGGTCACCCACCACGTCGCGGCCTTCGACGGCCTGCTCGACCGACTCACCGTCTTCGATCACGGCGAAGTCCGGTACGACGGGTCCGTCGACGCCGACGTGGGCGCTCACGAACAGTACCGCTCGGTACTCGATCAGGGGAGAAACTCGTCGT
- a CDS encoding ABC transporter permease, whose amino-acid sequence MALRSLLYKEVRWLRHNLSTVVLVLIVLPSIVALGTVAFQQVIPRDTPVALVPADEDVTDDEMTAMRGVTTVFSEPHSYAADERDRAMRALTREEVYAVFVVPQGVLDRNAQVTVEMYVEEEMVPYEQPSLAIASILRGRASSVFPADVGVERIAVGQDRTLSEYLVSVGAMLVTLLFAFAYVPYVLADEQRVFRRIRVESSLWELLAGKFLVLTPLLLVPLLAFQGVAAYLDFSVALLSPGAVAVTLLTFGYCTAVSLSVMFLTRFRTVGRMANVAILFGGLAFSNLVYPAGFFSPLRREIAKANPLHYSMVVQRGVSLKGQSAALYADYLLALCGVTVLAFVLLAGTVAYYDRGGYRA is encoded by the coding sequence ATGGCGCTTCGCTCCCTGCTGTACAAGGAGGTCCGGTGGCTCCGCCACAACCTGTCGACAGTCGTGCTCGTCCTGATCGTCCTGCCGTCGATCGTCGCGCTCGGGACCGTCGCCTTCCAGCAGGTGATCCCCCGTGACACGCCGGTCGCGCTCGTCCCCGCCGACGAGGATGTCACCGACGACGAGATGACCGCGATGCGGGGCGTGACGACGGTGTTCTCCGAGCCCCACAGCTACGCGGCCGACGAACGCGACCGGGCGATGCGGGCCCTGACCCGCGAAGAGGTGTACGCGGTGTTCGTCGTCCCGCAGGGTGTCCTGGACCGGAACGCCCAGGTCACCGTCGAGATGTACGTCGAAGAGGAGATGGTCCCCTACGAACAGCCGTCGCTCGCCATCGCGAGTATCCTCCGGGGCCGCGCGAGCAGTGTCTTTCCCGCCGACGTGGGCGTCGAGCGGATCGCCGTCGGCCAGGACCGCACGCTCTCGGAGTACCTGGTCAGCGTCGGCGCGATGCTCGTGACGCTCCTCTTCGCGTTCGCGTACGTCCCGTACGTCCTCGCCGACGAACAGCGGGTGTTCCGCCGGATCAGGGTCGAATCGTCGCTGTGGGAACTGCTGGCCGGGAAGTTCCTCGTGTTGACGCCGCTGTTGCTGGTCCCCCTGCTCGCGTTCCAAGGGGTCGCGGCGTATCTGGACTTCTCGGTCGCCCTGCTCTCGCCGGGTGCGGTGGCCGTGACGCTGCTGACGTTTGGCTACTGTACCGCGGTGAGCCTGAGCGTGATGTTTCTCACCCGCTTTCGGACCGTCGGCCGGATGGCGAACGTGGCGATACTGTTCGGGGGCCTCGCGTTCTCGAACCTGGTGTATCCGGCCGGCTTCTTCTCGCCGCTCCGGCGCGAGATCGCCAAGGCGAACCCCCTGCACTACTCGATGGTCGTCCAGCGGGGCGTCTCGCTGAAGGGGCAGTCGGCCGCGTTATACGCCGACTACCTGCTCGCACTCTGTGGCGTCACCGTCCTGGCGTTCGTCCTCCTGGCCGGAACGGTCGCCTACTACGACCGCGGAGGGTACCGTGCCTGA
- a CDS encoding amino acid-binding protein encodes MSDSTDEVRSYTVRLELVDEPGELLRALEPIADNGGNLLSIFHERGNVTPRGHIPVEVDMEATPERFDGIVDALRDAGINVIQAGAERYSETLTVVLTGHLINTDLSDTLSRIQERTDATVTDLSLSAPEGTEDASSARIRLATEQNATESVMGTIRDLAEEKELRVIEPLAAGGEL; translated from the coding sequence ATGAGCGACTCGACCGACGAGGTTCGGTCCTACACAGTTCGGCTCGAACTGGTCGACGAACCGGGCGAACTGCTGCGGGCGCTCGAACCCATCGCCGACAACGGCGGGAACCTCCTCTCTATCTTCCACGAGCGGGGCAACGTCACGCCCCGCGGCCACATTCCCGTGGAGGTCGACATGGAGGCGACTCCCGAACGGTTCGACGGGATCGTCGACGCGTTGCGCGACGCGGGGATCAACGTCATCCAGGCCGGCGCGGAGCGCTACAGCGAGACGCTGACGGTCGTCCTCACGGGCCATCTCATCAACACGGACCTCTCGGATACGCTCTCGCGCATCCAAGAGCGAACGGACGCGACGGTGACCGACCTCTCGCTGTCGGCTCCCGAAGGGACCGAAGACGCCTCCAGCGCCCGCATCCGGCTGGCGACCGAACAGAACGCCACCGAGTCGGTGATGGGGACGATCAGGGACCTCGCCGAGGAGAAGGAACTGCGTGTCATCGAACCGCTGGCTGCCGGAGGGGAACTATGA
- a CDS encoding homoserine dehydrogenase, translating into MRLAVMGAGAVGGSVVELAADYGHTVTAFADSQSAAVDADGLDAAAVLDRKEQDGTVGDERPEDALTAPYDVLVEATPTTLGDAEPGFGHLRTALERDRHVVLANKGPVAERYADVRALERESEGTVLFEATVGGAMPVLSTVDDFDPEHITAVRGVLNGTANFILSRMGAEGLGYEHVLAEAQDLGVAEADPTFDVDGTDAALKGVIVANVLADNGTEYTLEDADVEGIQDIAGSAIELAQEEGRTVRLIAEVAEGEVRVGPRLVPANAPLAPTGTRNIVQLETEHAGRLNISGRGAGGPETASAVLADVGRLDQ; encoded by the coding sequence ATGAGACTGGCCGTGATGGGTGCCGGCGCGGTCGGTGGCTCGGTCGTCGAACTCGCGGCCGACTACGGCCACACCGTCACCGCCTTCGCCGACTCACAGAGCGCCGCGGTCGACGCGGACGGCCTCGACGCTGCGGCCGTCCTCGACCGGAAAGAACAGGACGGAACCGTCGGCGACGAGCGCCCGGAAGACGCCCTGACGGCGCCCTACGACGTGCTAGTCGAAGCCACGCCGACGACGCTTGGCGACGCAGAACCCGGGTTCGGACACCTCCGGACCGCGCTCGAACGCGACCGTCACGTCGTCCTCGCGAACAAAGGGCCGGTCGCAGAGCGATACGCCGACGTTCGGGCGCTCGAACGGGAGAGCGAGGGGACGGTCCTGTTCGAGGCGACTGTCGGCGGCGCGATGCCGGTGCTCTCGACGGTCGACGACTTCGACCCCGAACACATCACTGCGGTCCGTGGCGTCCTCAACGGCACGGCGAACTTCATCCTCTCGCGGATGGGCGCCGAGGGGCTGGGCTACGAACACGTCCTCGCGGAGGCACAGGACCTCGGTGTGGCCGAAGCCGACCCGACCTTCGACGTTGACGGGACCGACGCCGCGCTGAAAGGCGTCATCGTCGCCAACGTCCTCGCCGACAACGGGACCGAGTACACGCTCGAAGACGCCGATGTCGAGGGGATCCAGGACATCGCCGGGAGCGCGATCGAACTCGCCCAGGAGGAGGGACGGACCGTCCGTCTCATCGCCGAGGTGGCCGAGGGCGAGGTCCGGGTCGGGCCGCGACTCGTCCCGGCGAACGCGCCGCTCGCGCCCACGGGGACCCGCAACATCGTCCAACTGGAGACCGAGCACGCCGGCCGGCTCAACATCTCCGGCCGCGGTGCCGGCGGCCCCGAAACCGCCAGTGCCGTGCTCGCGGATGTCGGTCGACTCGACCAGTAA
- a CDS encoding DUF4870 domain-containing protein, which produces MATQSDTVVPGAGADDAVFGLSANIAAAIGYVLPIVALIFLLVEEEGNEFLRFNAAQAVAFGFGLFVIRFGVGLVIGFLPGILATLAGLVMSLLNLVIFGAFLFLAYKAYSEETVELPVFADIARSIEDAL; this is translated from the coding sequence ATGGCGACGCAATCAGATACGGTGGTGCCTGGTGCGGGAGCCGACGACGCAGTGTTCGGGCTCTCGGCGAACATCGCGGCCGCGATCGGGTACGTCCTGCCGATCGTCGCGCTGATCTTCCTCCTGGTGGAGGAAGAGGGGAACGAGTTCCTGCGGTTCAACGCGGCACAGGCCGTCGCCTTCGGCTTTGGCTTGTTCGTCATCCGGTTCGGAGTGGGCCTCGTGATCGGATTTCTGCCGGGGATACTCGCGACGCTGGCCGGGCTGGTCATGTCGCTGCTCAACCTGGTCATCTTCGGGGCGTTCCTCTTCCTGGCGTACAAAGCGTACTCCGAGGAGACTGTCGAACTGCCGGTGTTCGCCGACATCGCGCGCTCCATCGAGGACGCGCTGTAG
- the tuf gene encoding translation elongation factor EF-1 subunit alpha, translating to MSDEQHQNLAIIGHVDHGKSTLVGRLLYETGSVPEHVIEQHKEEAEEKGKGGFEFAYVMDNLAEERERGVTIDIAHQEFSTDAYDFTIVDCPGHRDFVKNMITGASQADNAVLVVAADDGVQPQTQEHVFLARTLGIGELIVAVNKMDLVDYGESEYKQVVEEVKDLLNQVRFDTENAKFIPVSAFEGDNIADESEHTGWYDGEILIEALNELPAPEPPTDAPLRLPIQDVYTISGIGTVPVGRVETGILNTGDNVSFQPSDVGGEVKTVEMHHEEVPKAEPGDNVGFNVRGIGKDDIRRGDVCGPAEDPPSVAETFQAQIVVMQHPSVITEGYTPVFHAHTAQVACTIESLDQKIDPASGEVAEENPDFIQNGDAAVVTVRPQKPLSIEPSGEIPELGSFAIRDMGQTIAAGKVLSVNER from the coding sequence ATGAGCGACGAACAACACCAGAACCTGGCCATCATCGGCCACGTTGACCACGGGAAGAGTACGCTCGTCGGCCGCCTCCTGTACGAGACAGGATCGGTACCCGAGCACGTCATCGAACAGCACAAAGAAGAGGCAGAGGAGAAGGGCAAGGGCGGCTTCGAGTTCGCCTACGTCATGGACAACCTCGCCGAGGAGCGAGAGCGTGGTGTCACCATCGACATCGCCCACCAGGAGTTCAGCACGGACGCCTACGACTTCACCATCGTCGACTGTCCCGGCCACCGTGACTTCGTGAAGAACATGATCACGGGCGCGAGCCAGGCCGACAACGCCGTGCTCGTCGTCGCCGCCGACGACGGTGTCCAGCCCCAGACCCAGGAACACGTCTTCCTGGCCCGGACGCTGGGCATCGGCGAACTCATCGTCGCCGTCAACAAGATGGACCTCGTCGACTACGGCGAGTCCGAGTACAAGCAGGTCGTCGAGGAGGTCAAGGACCTCCTGAACCAGGTCCGCTTCGACACGGAGAACGCGAAGTTCATCCCCGTCTCGGCGTTCGAGGGCGACAACATCGCCGACGAGTCCGAGCACACGGGCTGGTACGACGGCGAGATCCTCATCGAGGCGCTCAACGAACTGCCGGCACCGGAGCCGCCGACGGACGCGCCGCTCCGACTGCCGATCCAGGACGTGTACACCATCTCCGGTATCGGGACGGTCCCGGTGGGCCGTGTCGAGACCGGGATCCTGAACACGGGCGACAACGTCTCGTTCCAGCCCTCGGATGTCGGCGGCGAGGTCAAGACCGTCGAGATGCACCACGAGGAAGTCCCGAAGGCAGAACCCGGTGACAACGTCGGGTTCAACGTCCGCGGGATCGGTAAGGACGATATCCGCCGTGGCGACGTGTGTGGTCCGGCAGAGGACCCGCCGTCGGTCGCCGAGACGTTCCAGGCCCAGATCGTCGTGATGCAGCACCCCTCGGTCATCACCGAAGGGTACACGCCGGTCTTCCACGCCCACACGGCACAGGTCGCCTGTACCATCGAGTCCCTGGACCAGAAGATCGACCCCGCCTCCGGCGAGGTCGCCGAGGAGAACCCCGACTTCATCCAGAACGGCGACGCTGCGGTCGTCACGGTTCGCCCGCAGAAGCCGCTCAGCATCGAGCCGTCCGGCGAGATTCCGGAACTCGGCTCCTTCGCCATCCGCGACATGGGTCAGACCATCGCTGCTGGCAAGGTCCTCAGCGTCAACGAGCGATAA
- the rpsJ gene encoding 30S ribosomal protein S10, translated as MSQQARVRLAGTSPDDLDDICDDVREIAEKTGVELSGPVPLPTKTLEVPTRKSPDGEGTATWEHWEMRVHKRLIDIDADERALRQLMRIQVPNDVSIEIVLED; from the coding sequence ATGTCCCAGCAGGCACGCGTTCGGCTCGCAGGCACGAGCCCCGACGACCTCGACGACATCTGCGACGACGTGCGGGAGATCGCCGAGAAGACCGGTGTCGAGCTGTCGGGGCCCGTCCCGCTCCCCACGAAGACGCTGGAAGTCCCCACGCGCAAGTCCCCCGACGGTGAGGGGACCGCGACGTGGGAACACTGGGAGATGCGGGTCCACAAGCGGCTGATCGACATCGACGCCGACGAACGGGCGCTGCGCCAGCTGATGCGCATCCAGGTGCCCAACGACGTTTCGATCGAGATCGTCCTCGAAGACTGA
- a CDS encoding type II toxin-antitoxin system HicB family antitoxin produces MSTGREIRLIEEDDGWWSAVDEETGVASQGPSRTAALENLDEAVELTKEARAEDTAAPEPDAPWFEDS; encoded by the coding sequence ATGAGCACCGGACGCGAGATTCGCCTCATCGAAGAGGACGATGGCTGGTGGTCGGCAGTAGACGAGGAAACCGGTGTTGCCAGTCAGGGACCGTCACGGACGGCGGCGCTCGAAAACCTCGACGAAGCTGTCGAGCTCACCAAGGAAGCGAGAGCCGAGGATACGGCGGCTCCCGAACCCGACGCGCCGTGGTTTGAGGACTCGTGA
- a CDS encoding type II toxin-antitoxin system HicA family toxin: MVTRDFSGSEIVTVLRKFGYRHDRTRGDHAILKYTHPETGEKRTVTVPLHDRVRVGTLQRIADQCGANDFHAWCEWIDEHR; this comes from the coding sequence ATGGTCACGAGGGACTTTTCGGGCAGCGAGATCGTCACCGTCCTCCGGAAGTTCGGCTATCGCCACGATCGGACACGTGGTGACCACGCGATTCTCAAATACACCCATCCGGAGACTGGCGAGAAACGGACCGTTACCGTGCCGCTCCACGACCGAGTCCGCGTCGGAACACTGCAGCGGATTGCCGACCAGTGTGGTGCGAACGATTTCCACGCGTGGTGTGAGTGGATCGACGAGCATCGCTGA
- a CDS encoding ribbon-helix-helix domain-containing protein: MSDADTSTADDGPEMVQINLRLSQAFLDDIDSTWKEQGFNSRSEFLRYAARDAVKHPEFSREGWKQIAASEHDLRSGNAALVSREEVVEMMGRDEDAE; the protein is encoded by the coding sequence ATGTCCGATGCAGACACGAGCACGGCAGACGACGGCCCCGAGATGGTGCAGATCAACCTTCGGCTCAGCCAAGCGTTTCTGGACGATATCGATTCGACGTGGAAGGAGCAGGGATTCAATTCTCGCAGCGAGTTCCTGCGGTACGCAGCACGGGACGCCGTGAAACACCCCGAATTCTCCCGTGAAGGATGGAAACAGATTGCGGCGAGCGAACACGACCTTCGCTCGGGTAACGCTGCACTCGTGTCGCGCGAAGAAGTCGTCGAGATGATGGGTCGGGACGAGGATGCCGAGTGA
- a CDS encoding aldo/keto reductase: MTPPTKTLPSGDELPMVGVGTWQLQGDTAERSVRAGLDAGYGHVDTAEGYRNEAAIGEALADYDREELFLTSKVLAKHLDYESVIESCEASLDRLGTDYLDLYLIHWPNPAISLRETLRAMARLHEEGLVRNVGVSNFSAYQLSAAHHVSPVPIAVNQIEYHPWNTQPDVVEYCRESGTVVEAAAPLARTAVFDDPVIQDLAEEYDRAPAQIVLRWAVENDVVVLPKSSSPDHVRANRELFGWELDDADHERIDDIDREEPVYDHPARDWTDDTYGISQ, from the coding sequence GTGACACCCCCCACCAAGACACTTCCCAGCGGCGACGAACTCCCGATGGTCGGCGTCGGCACCTGGCAACTCCAGGGCGACACCGCCGAACGGTCCGTGCGTGCGGGCCTCGACGCCGGCTACGGCCACGTCGACACCGCCGAAGGCTACCGCAACGAGGCCGCCATCGGCGAGGCGCTGGCCGACTACGACCGCGAAGAGCTCTTTCTCACCTCGAAGGTCCTGGCCAAACACCTCGACTACGAGTCCGTGATCGAGTCCTGTGAGGCCTCGCTGGACCGACTCGGAACGGACTACCTCGATCTCTACCTGATCCACTGGCCCAACCCGGCCATCTCGCTGCGGGAGACGCTGCGGGCGATGGCTCGCCTCCACGAGGAAGGGCTGGTCCGGAACGTCGGCGTCTCGAACTTCAGCGCCTACCAGCTCTCGGCGGCCCACCACGTCTCGCCCGTTCCCATCGCCGTCAACCAGATCGAGTACCACCCCTGGAACACCCAACCGGATGTCGTCGAGTACTGCCGCGAGTCCGGGACCGTCGTCGAGGCCGCTGCCCCGCTGGCCCGCACCGCGGTCTTCGACGACCCGGTGATCCAGGACCTCGCCGAGGAGTACGACCGCGCGCCGGCCCAGATCGTCCTCAGGTGGGCCGTCGAGAACGACGTGGTGGTCCTGCCCAAGTCCAGCTCACCCGACCACGTCCGGGCCAACCGCGAGCTGTTCGGCTGGGAACTGGACGATGCCGACCACGAACGTATCGACGACATCGACCGCGAGGAGCCCGTCTACGACCACCCCGCCCGGGACTGGACCGACGACACCTACGGGATCTCACAGTAG
- a CDS encoding Gfo/Idh/MocA family protein yields MRFGILSTAKIGREDVIPAIQASEHTVAAIGSRDGERARRVAADLGIPEAYGDYETLLAEADIDAVYNPLPNALHARWSQRAADYGHHVLCEKPLTVDSAEAVDLFEYCADRDVTLMEAFMYQFHPRTHRAREVVREELGDVRAVEASFKFRLDRADDIRLDPELAGGSLMDVGCYAVSAVRGFLGEPDRAFAVASDGRDAGVDTTFAGTLAYDDGCVAQVACGFDSPHVERYRVETTDGWLEARDCFGPEPDQSVSLTYAVDGREVTETFEPVDQYRLQVEAFAEAATSGAAPPVDRAETLGNMRAIDALARSADRGAPVDVAPTT; encoded by the coding sequence ATGCGATTTGGCATCCTTTCGACGGCGAAGATCGGACGCGAGGACGTGATCCCGGCGATCCAGGCCAGCGAGCACACTGTCGCGGCGATCGGCTCCCGCGATGGCGAGCGAGCACGCCGCGTCGCCGCCGACCTGGGCATCCCCGAGGCCTACGGCGACTACGAGACGCTGCTGGCCGAGGCAGACATCGACGCGGTGTACAACCCACTTCCCAACGCCCTCCACGCCCGGTGGAGCCAGCGGGCCGCCGACTACGGCCACCACGTCCTCTGTGAGAAGCCCCTGACCGTCGACAGCGCCGAAGCGGTCGACCTCTTCGAGTACTGCGCCGACCGGGACGTGACACTGATGGAGGCGTTCATGTACCAGTTCCACCCCAGAACCCACCGCGCCCGCGAGGTCGTCCGCGAGGAGCTGGGCGACGTTCGCGCGGTCGAGGCGTCGTTCAAGTTCCGGCTGGACCGGGCGGACGACATCCGCCTCGACCCGGAACTGGCCGGCGGGAGTCTGATGGACGTGGGGTGTTACGCCGTCAGCGCCGTCCGCGGGTTCCTCGGCGAGCCGGACCGGGCGTTCGCCGTGGCCAGTGACGGCCGCGATGCGGGTGTCGACACGACTTTCGCCGGGACGCTCGCTTACGACGACGGCTGCGTCGCCCAGGTCGCCTGCGGGTTCGACTCCCCACACGTCGAGCGCTACCGGGTCGAGACCACCGACGGCTGGCTCGAAGCGCGGGACTGTTTCGGCCCCGAACCGGATCAGTCGGTCTCGCTGACCTACGCCGTCGACGGCCGCGAGGTGACCGAGACGTTCGAGCCGGTCGACCAGTACCGCCTCCAGGTCGAGGCCTTCGCCGAGGCCGCCACGAGCGGGGCGGCCCCACCCGTCGACCGCGCCGAGACGCTGGGCAACATGCGTGCCATCGACGCCCTGGCTCGCAGCGCCGACCGGGGCGCACCGGTCGACGTGGCCCCGACGACGTGA
- a CDS encoding DUF7577 domain-containing protein, with product MMGTEWLYGAIALLVGIHVLTMLYAYRSRDEVATAATQSEAEPDRPLEASDERVNCPQCGTTNDPSYRFCRTCVADLSKRPPRRQPTGGSHPH from the coding sequence ATGATGGGGACCGAGTGGCTGTACGGCGCCATCGCACTGCTGGTGGGCATCCACGTACTGACGATGCTGTACGCCTACCGCAGTCGCGACGAAGTCGCCACGGCCGCGACCCAGTCCGAGGCCGAACCCGACCGGCCCCTGGAGGCCAGCGACGAGCGGGTCAACTGCCCCCAGTGTGGCACGACGAACGACCCCAGTTACCGGTTCTGTCGGACCTGTGTCGCCGACCTCTCGAAACGGCCGCCGCGGCGCCAACCGACCGGTGGGAGCCATCCACACTGA
- a CDS encoding PAS domain-containing sensor histidine kinase, which yields MDSDEGPAPPVLLDQVLDKVVLVDADGDYLYANAAVGRILGFEPETLVGDNAFDYIHPADRDATRATFETVIATQEATAETVSYRHRDSTGGWVWLESQFSNRTDEKLDGYVVSSREITRRREAERERAAVEEQLLDLSQAADDVLWLFEGDWSELLFVNSAYETVYGQSPDTVRADPMAFLDAVHPDDVDLVVDALDRLAAGESVDIEYRVNPRRDYGVWVWVRGTPIVRDGTVDRIAGFTRDISDRRRRERHLVVMGNILRHNLRNDMTTIVGNADLIADRGGDEVAPFVETIVRVGEALLDDAETQRRIIDLLTDHGGPDTRDIAATVEDAVETLRETYPDAVVETDIPETADARALPEIGAAVAELLDNAVIHAEVEAPTVAVSVRTDEEWVVIEVCDDCPSIPAEEFGVLTGDLPMDEVTHTTGLGLWLVFWCVDLSGGRIAFDEATDGNRITVSLPAE from the coding sequence ATGGACTCCGACGAGGGGCCGGCGCCCCCGGTGCTTCTCGACCAGGTACTCGACAAGGTCGTCCTCGTCGACGCCGACGGCGACTACCTGTACGCGAACGCCGCGGTCGGGCGCATCCTCGGATTCGAGCCCGAGACACTGGTCGGGGACAACGCCTTCGACTACATCCACCCCGCCGACCGGGACGCGACACGGGCCACCTTCGAGACGGTCATCGCTACCCAGGAGGCGACCGCGGAGACGGTTTCGTACCGGCACCGGGACAGTACCGGAGGGTGGGTCTGGCTTGAGAGCCAGTTCTCGAACCGGACGGACGAGAAACTCGACGGGTACGTCGTCAGTTCCCGGGAGATCACACGTCGGCGGGAGGCCGAACGCGAACGCGCGGCCGTCGAGGAGCAACTGCTCGACCTCTCGCAGGCGGCCGACGACGTGCTCTGGCTGTTCGAGGGCGACTGGAGCGAACTCCTGTTTGTCAACTCCGCCTACGAGACGGTCTACGGACAGTCCCCGGACACCGTCCGGGCGGACCCGATGGCGTTTCTCGACGCGGTCCATCCCGACGATGTCGACCTGGTCGTCGACGCGCTGGACCGACTCGCCGCCGGCGAGTCCGTCGACATCGAGTACCGCGTCAACCCGCGTCGGGACTACGGCGTCTGGGTCTGGGTCCGAGGAACCCCGATCGTCAGGGACGGGACGGTCGACCGTATCGCCGGGTTCACCCGCGACATCTCGGACCGCCGGCGACGGGAGCGCCATCTCGTCGTGATGGGCAACATCCTCCGGCACAACCTGCGCAACGACATGACGACGATCGTCGGGAACGCCGACCTGATCGCCGACCGGGGCGGCGACGAGGTGGCGCCGTTCGTCGAGACGATCGTCCGCGTCGGCGAGGCGCTGCTGGACGACGCCGAGACCCAGCGGCGGATCATCGACCTGCTCACCGACCACGGGGGGCCGGACACCCGTGATATCGCCGCCACCGTCGAGGACGCGGTCGAGACGCTCCGGGAGACCTATCCCGACGCCGTCGTCGAGACCGACATCCCGGAGACGGCCGACGCCCGGGCGCTGCCGGAGATCGGTGCCGCCGTGGCGGAACTGCTCGACAACGCCGTGATCCACGCCGAAGTCGAGGCGCCGACCGTGGCGGTATCGGTCCGGACCGACGAGGAGTGGGTGGTGATCGAGGTGTGTGACGACTGTCCGTCGATCCCCGCCGAGGAGTTCGGCGTGCTCACGGGCGACCTGCCGATGGACGAAGTCACGCACACCACCGGGCTCGGGCTCTGGCTGGTCTTCTGGTGTGTCGATCTCTCGGGCGGACGGATCGCGTTCGACGAGGCCACCGACGGGAACCGCATCACGGTGTCGCTGCCGGCCGAGTGA
- the nucS gene encoding endonuclease NucS — MTAESAVETLSYPAPDTARDLVQRGIDRGAMVTLFGRCAVEYEGRAASSLAPGDRHITLKPDGAALVHTDEGQQPVNWQPPGCDHAVAVTDAGLVVRSTRETPAEELEITFERVAHAAAFDVSDPEDLALTGTEADLKERILDAPALVEDGLTPLATERETPAGAVDIYAEDAAGRTVVLELKRRRVGPDAVGQLDRYVDALARELHTETEVRGILVAPSLTDRARQLLAEKGLEFVALEPP, encoded by the coding sequence GTGACCGCCGAGAGTGCCGTCGAGACGCTGAGCTATCCGGCGCCCGACACCGCCCGTGACCTCGTCCAGCGGGGGATCGACCGGGGCGCGATGGTGACCCTGTTCGGGCGGTGCGCCGTCGAGTACGAGGGGCGAGCAGCGAGTTCGCTCGCCCCCGGGGATCGACATATCACGCTCAAGCCCGACGGCGCTGCGCTGGTCCACACCGACGAGGGCCAACAGCCCGTGAACTGGCAACCGCCGGGGTGTGACCACGCGGTCGCCGTCACCGACGCGGGACTGGTCGTCCGGTCGACCCGGGAGACACCCGCCGAGGAACTGGAGATCACGTTCGAGCGGGTGGCTCACGCCGCCGCCTTCGACGTGAGCGACCCCGAGGACCTGGCGCTGACCGGGACCGAGGCGGACCTCAAAGAACGCATCCTCGACGCGCCGGCCCTCGTCGAGGACGGCCTCACGCCGCTCGCGACCGAGCGCGAGACGCCCGCCGGCGCGGTCGACATCTACGCCGAAGACGCTGCCGGCCGCACCGTCGTCCTCGAACTGAAACGGCGCCGGGTCGGCCCCGACGCGGTCGGCCAACTCGACCGCTACGTCGACGCGCTCGCGCGGGAGCTCCACACGGAGACCGAAGTCCGCGGAATCCTGGTCGCGCCGTCGCTGACCGACCGCGCGCGACAACTGCTGGCAGAGAAGGGCCTGGAGTTCGTCGCGCTCGAACCGCCCTAG